The Paramisgurnus dabryanus chromosome 6, PD_genome_1.1, whole genome shotgun sequence genome has a window encoding:
- the urod gene encoding uroporphyrinogen decarboxylase: MEKDLILPKDFPELKNDTFLRAARGEEVEHIPVWCMRQAGRYLPEFRESRAGKDFFETCRSPEACCELTLQPLRRFPFDAAIIFSDILVVPQAMGMDVEMTPGKGPTFPEPLKEPEDLQRLRSKVDVSSELNYVFKAITLTRHRIEGKVPLIGFTGAPWTLMSYMIEGGGSTTHSKAKRWLYRHPEASHKLLSQITDVIVEYLLGQVKAGAQALQVFESHAGCLGPIEFKEFSLPYLRDIARRVKDKIKESSLNSVPMIVFAKDGHYGLEDLSDSGYEVVGLDWTIDPHLARVKTGGKVSLQGNMDPCALYATKERISEIVRKMLEGFGMKGYIANLGHGLYPDMDPENVGAFVEAVHTHSRQLLKRK, from the exons TCCCAAAGATTTCCCGGAGCTGAAAAATGACACATTCCTGAGAGCCGCACGAGGAGAAGAGGTGGAGCACATTCCGGTGTGGTGTATGAGACAGGCAGGACGCTATCTGCCGG AATTCCGAGAATCCAGGGCTGGAAAAGATTTCTTTGAGACATGCCGTTCCCCTGAAGCTTGTTGTGAACTTACTCTACAG CCGCTCCGACGCTTCCCATTCGATGCAGCCATTATCTTCTCTGACATCCTGGTAGTGCCTCAG GCTATGGGAATGGATGTTGAAATGACTCCAGGAAAGGGCCCCACATTCCCAGAACCACTGAAGGAGCCTGAAGATCTACAGAGACTTAGGAGCAAAGTGGACGTGTCATCAGAACTCAACTATGTTTTCAAAGCCATCACGTTAACACGCCACAGAATAGAGGGAAAGGTTCCTCTTATTGGCTTTACAGGAGCCCCT TGGACTCTCATGTCCTACATGATTGAAGGAGGAGGATCCACCACACACTCAAAGGCTAAACGCTGGCTATACAGACACCCAGAAGCCAGCCACAAACTCCTGAGCCAGATCACAGATGTAATAGTGGAGTATCTTCTAGGCCAGGTGAAAGCTGGAGCTCAG GCACTGCAGGTTTTCGAGTCTCATGCTGGTTGTTTGGGCCCAATAGAGTTTAAAGAGTTTTCTCTACCATACCTGAGAGACATTGCCCGCCGTGTTAAGGACAAGATCAAAGAATCCAGTTTGAACAGTGTGCCTATG ATTGTTTTTGCTAAAGATGGCCATTATGGGCTTGAGGACCTCTCTGACTCTGGTTATGAAGTAGTGGGTCTAGACTGGACCATTGATCCTCATTTAGCACG TGTGAAAACTGGAGGAAAAGTTAGTTTGCAAGGCAACATGGATCCCTGCGCTCTTTATGCCACAAAG gaGCGTATATCAGAGATCGTGAGGAAGATGCTGGAGGGCTTTGGCATGAAGGGCTACATTGCTAATCTGGGTCATGGGCTGTACCCTGACATGGACCCAGAAAATGTGGGCGCATTTGTGGAGGCCGTTCACACCCATTCTCGTCAGCTCCTGAAACGCAAATAA